The following are encoded in a window of Amaranthus tricolor cultivar Red isolate AtriRed21 chromosome 2, ASM2621246v1, whole genome shotgun sequence genomic DNA:
- the LOC130806028 gene encoding putative GDP-L-fucose synthase 2 produces MVDTNDGSFFSDKAAKIFVAGHRGLVGSAIVRKLQSLGFSNLVLRTHSELDLAVQSDVDTFFASEKPKFVILAAAKVGGIHANNTYPADFISINLQIQTNVINSSFIHGVQKLLFLGSSCIYPKFAPQPIPESALLTGPLEPTNEWYAIAKIAGIKMCQAYRIQHNWDAISGMPTNLYGPNDNFHPENSHVLPALMRRFHEAKVMGDKEVVVWGSGSPLREFLHVDDLADAVIFLMDKYSGLSHLNVGSGKEVTIKELAELVKDVVKFKGELVWDKTKPDGTPRKLMDSSKLMELGWEPKISLRDGLVDTYKWYLENYVVKQ; encoded by the exons ATGGTAGACACCAATGATG GTTCATTCTTTTCCGACAAAGCAGCTAAGATCTTCGTAGCTGGTCATCGAGGGTTAGTTGGTTCCGCCATAGTCCGCAAGCTCCAATCCCTCGGATTTTCCAACCTGGTTTTACGAACCCATTCTGAGCTCGACCTAGCCGTTCAATCTGACGTTGATACTTTCTTCGCTTCCGAGAAGCCCAAGTTTGTCATCCTTGCGGCTGCTAAAGTAGGCGGAATCCATGCAAATAACACCTATCCCGCTGACTTCATTTCCATTAATCTCCAGATACAAACCAACGTCATTAACTCATCGTTCATCCATGGTGTCCAAAAACTTCTCTTTCTTGGATCCTCCTGTATTTACCCTAAGTTTGCCCCTCAACCGATTCCTGAATCTGCACTTTTAACCGGTCCTCTGGAGCCCACCAATGAGTGGTACGCCATTGCCAAAATCGCTGGAATTAAGATGTGCCAGGCTTATCGAATTCAACACAATTGGGATGCAATTTCGGGGATGCCCACCAATCTATATGGTCCAAATGACAATTTTCACCCTGAAAATTCCCACGTTTTACCGGCACTGATGAGGCGGTTCCACGAGGCAAAAGTGATGGGGGATAAAGAGGTAGTTGTGTGGGGGAGTGGATCTCCTTTGAGGGAGTTTTTGCACGTAGATGATCTGGCCGATGCTGTAATTTTTCTGATGGATAAGTATAGCGGATTGAGCCACTTGAATGTCGGGAGTGGCAAAGAGGTGACTATTAAGGAGTTAGCCGAGCTGGTGAAGGACGTTGTCAAGTTCAAAGGAGAGCTTGTTTGGGATAAAACTAAGCCAGATGGCACCCCAAGGAAGCTTATGGACAGCTCTAAGTTGATGGAATTGGGTTGGGAACCGAAAATTTCACTTAGAGATGGTCTTGTAGATACTTACAAATGGTACTTGGAAAATTATGTTGTCAAGCAATAA
- the LOC130805807 gene encoding pentatricopeptide repeat-containing protein At1g62670, mitochondrial-like encodes MRPRASTFTSLHNHRRKFPHLFFFSTIEPNQNPQSFNKALQKSLNHFFPQFLSLAKTLNQNPRDFKSLSQLNSLLSHTQLFDSCTSIAIIEGLCQLKKLIRAKDLISHLKDNLKVSPYFAFSLVFDCLVKDGKLDDVEVQWGEISKGYGINLSNYVIYVCKFCDLDEIKNVCSRVLKGSRVLGRQCYVALIGVLCSYNEGLMAKLVLNEMYCRGFKIDDVTYIVLFQCFCRIGDLDNADWVLRNFIKEGFDVDISIYGSFMQGLTKLGKFREARKLCNKLLNRDCASGSKDGSLKRGRRVIFQLNYKGGIHEMMVYEMYFRALCDVEKLDDAELLLKKMMKSRFVAQVCVYGCFVRALFRAGREEDALKFFEIECKKGLVCFDELARYVIVELCESGEVDKAMKVFDEFRRKDGFINTVMLCNVVLSSLWNAGKAIEAEKYFEEMKNGNLEPPNTTTYRLMVSGFCNQGNARKTLDLFKEMRSKRMPIDRFVYEAVINALHKQGLFAEAYELLDSMTKSSDSMVSYTIWKRVFYSLMDDGD; translated from the coding sequence ATGAGACCAAGGGCTTCTACTTTCACTTCCCTCCATAATCATAGACGAAAATTCCCACATCTATTCTTCTTCTCAACCATTGAACCAAATCAAAACCCTCAATCTTTCAACAAAGCCCTACAAAAATCCCTAAATCATTTTTTCCCTCAATTTTTATCTCTTGctaaaaccctaaatcaaaaCCCAAGAGACTTCAAATCCCTTTCTCAATTAAACTCCTTACTATCTCACACCCAATTGTTTGATTCATGTACCTCAATTGCCATCATCGAAGGTCTTTGTCAATTAAAAAAACTCATTAGGGCTAAAGATTTGATCTCTCACTTGAAGGACAATTTAAAGGTATCACCTTATTTTGCATTTAGTTTAGTGTTTGATTGTTTGGTAAAAGATGGAAAATTGGATGATGTTGAAGTTCAATGGGGCGAAATTAGTAAAGGGTATGGAATTAATTTGTCAAATTATGTGATTTATGTGTGTAAATTTTGTGATTTGGATGAGATTAAGAATGTTTGTTCTAGGGTTTTGAAGGGTAGTAGGGTTTTAGGGAGGCAATGTTATGTGGCATTAATTGGGGTTTTATGTAGCTATAATGAAGGATTAATGGCAAAATTGGTGCTTAATGAAATGTATTGTAGGGGTTTTAAGATTGATGATGTTACTTACATTGTGTTATTTCAATGCTTTTGTAGGATTGGAGATTTAGATAATGCTGATTGGGTACTTAGAAATTTCATTAAAGAGGGTTTTGATGttgatatatctatatatggAAGTTTTATGCAGGGTCTTACTAAATTAGGAAAGTTTAGGGAGGCTAGAAAGTTATGTAACAAGTTATTGAATAGGGATTGTGCTAGTGGTTCTAAAGATGGGTCGTTGAAAAGAGGAAGAAGGGTGATTTTCCAGCTGAATTATAAGGGTGGAATACACGAAATGATGGTATACGAGATGTATTTTCGAGCTTTATGTGATGTCGAAAAGCTCGATGATGCTGAGTTGttgttgaagaagatgatgaaatcAAGATTTGTAGCACAAGTTTGTGTGTATGGATGTTTCGTTAGGGCATTGTTTAGGGCCGGTAGGGAGGAAGACGCTCTTAAGTTTTTCGAGATTGAGTGTAAGAAAGGGCTCGTGTGCTTCGATGAGCTTGCTCGATATGTCATTGTGGAGCTATGTGAGTCGGGTGAAGTTGACAAGGCGATGAAGGTTTTTGACGAATTTAGAAGGAAAGACGGGTTTATTAACACCGTAATGCTTTGTAATGTTGTGTTGAGTAGTCTTTGGAATGCCGGGAAGGCGATAGAAGCAGAGAAGTATTTCGAGGAGATGAAGAACGGGAATTTAGAACCGCCTAATACAACAACATATAGGCTTATGGTTTCCGGGTTTTGTAATCAGggaaatgcaagaaaaacacTCGATTTATTCAAAGAAATGCGGTCGAAAAGAATGCCTATCGATAGGTTCGTGTATGAAGCAGTTATAAACGCGCTTCACAAACAAGGGTTGTTTGCTGAAGCATATGAACTCCTTGATAGTATGACTAAATCAAGTGATTCTATGGTTTCTTATACAATTTGGAAAAGAGTGTTTTACTCATTGATGGATGATGGAGATTAG
- the LOC130806031 gene encoding GATA transcription factor 25-like, which translates to MYANDQHLSVPSSPTHLQESQILIDDNGAIQGVENSIDDGSLAFDGDSVYAVDNYGRIEDCDKLTLSFRGQIYVFDSITPDKVEAVLLVLGGNVGGVTPSPASESSEVPRVGVGHMSQQDMMVYPGRSSHPQREASLNRFRQKRRERRFDKIIRYNVRQEVALRMLRTKGQFTSKKGDESSGCNTQDSGPDDTQLETLCGHCGISSKSTPMMRRGPNGPRTLCNACGLAWANKGTLRDLSKKQNQFTMPSEVDVASPFRATDILGEAKYANLEESDSSTLMAQN; encoded by the exons ATGTATGCCAATGATCAACATTTAAGCGTACCATCTTCTCCTACTCATTTGCAAGAATCTCAAATCTTAATCGACGATAACGGAGCTATTCAAGGTGTTGAAAACTCTATTGATGATGGGTCTTTAGCTTTTGATGGGGATTCAGTTTACGCTGTTGATAATTATGGAAGAATTGAAGATTGTGACAAGCTTACGTTGTCTTTTCGCGGACAAATTTACGTTTTTGATTCCATTACTCCTGACAAG GTTGAAGCAGTTTTATTGGTTTTAGGGGGGAATGTAGGAGGGGTTACACCATCTCCAGCTTCAGAAAGTTCAGAAGTGCCTCGTGTAGGAGTAGGACATATGAGCCAGCAG GATATGATGGTATATCCAGGACGTAGTAGTCATCCACAACGCGAGGCATCCTTGAATAGGTTTCGTCAGAAGAGAAGGGAGCGTCGGTTTGATAAGATAATTCGGTATAACGTTCGTCAGGAAGTGGCACTTAG GATGCTGCGTACCAAGGGACAATTTACTTCTAAGAAGGGGGATGAATCTTCTGGCTGTAATACCCAAGATTCAGGTCCTGATGATACACAGTTAGAAACATT ATGTGGTCATTGTGGCATCAGTTCGAAGTCAACTCCAATGATGCGGCGTGGACCAAATGGGCCTAGGACGCTTTGTAATGCATGCGGCCTTGCATGGGCTAACAAG GGTACTCTGAGGGAtctttcaaagaaacaaaatcaATTTACGATGCCAAGTGAAGTG GATGTTGCATCCCCATTTAGAGCAACTGATATTCTCGGAGAAGCGAAATATGCTAACTTAGAAGAAAGTGACAGTTCGACATTGATGGCACAAAATTAA